TGATGGCGAAGACGAGCGCGGAGATGATGAGGAGCGTCGGGACCATGACTGCGATGCGCCAGAGAATGTACCGCAGCATCTCAGTCGTCCTGTTCCAGCCAGAAGGTGTCGGGCTTGTAGGCGCCGAGGTAGCTCGTCGGGTCGAAACCGTACAACCCTTCATCGGGGAAATTGCGCAGCTTCTTCGTGACGAGGATCGGCTGCAGCGAGCTGTTGACCAGCCCGATCGAGAAGACCTGATCCGTATAGATGGACAACATCTGTCTCCAGATGTCAGCCCGCTCGGCATCGTCCGCGGAATGCCTCCAGCGCTTGAGCAGGTCGAGGAGCTCGACGACCGCGGGAAGGTCGGGTGCCTCGCCCATTTCGCCATGCGACATATAGTTCAAACCCCAGACGGGCCACTGCAGCTGGTCGTCCGTGGTCGGTGCAAGCTGGCTGGGGCTCATGTCCGCAGTCGGCACGCCGTTGTCGAGACCGAACCACATCGACATGATGATCTCGCCGCCGACCGCGCGGCTGCGGAAGGTATCGCGCTGCGAGGTGCGAATGAACAGCGAAATGCCGACCTCGCGCCAGTAATCGGTTATGAGCTGCAGCACATCGGTATCGAGCGTGCTTTCGCCGGCCGTCTCTACGACGATCTGCGCCTTTCGGCCGTCGGGAAGAATACGGATTCCGTCGCCGCCGCGCTTGGCCAGTCCGGCCGCGTCGAGCAGCGCGTTCGCCTGTTCCGGATCATGGGCGATCCAGGCATTCGCGAATTCGGGCCGGAAGAGAGGACTTTCAGGCAGCACGGTGTCGGCGCTTTCCTTCGTCAGCCCATAAAATGCGGCCATGTTGATTTCGCGACGGTCGATTGCAAGCGACAGCGCACGACGGACGCGCACGTCCCTGAGCAGCGGCCGCCACACCGGGTCGGCAGAGTTGAGGTTCGGCAGCAGCGCCAGGCGTGACCCCGACGTCTTCTTCCAGAGCTTTACCACGACCGGGTGCCGCTTCTCCGCATCTTTGAGATAGGTATAGTCAACGAAATCGACCCCATAGGCCTGCAGGTCGCTTTCGCCCGTGCCGGCCTTCGCCGGAATGAGCGAGGACGAACTGACGCTGAGCACGAACCGGTCGATATAAGGCAATTGCAAGCCGTTTTCGTCCACCCGATGGTAATAGGGATTGCGTTCGAACATGAACTGTTCGGCCGGCAGGGGCGTGGTGTTGCGCCACGGGTCGAGGGTCGGCAAATCCGGATTTTCGGGCCGGTAAGAGCGCGCCATCCGCATGTGCAGCTGGCTCCACTTCTTGACCCGCTGTTCCTTCAGGAACGTCTTCAGCTTGTCCTCGTCCTGATATTTCGTGTGGAACTGCTTGAGATAGGCCGAGGGCATGACGACGACCAGCGGCTGTGGTGCAGCGAGTTCCTGCAGGAAAACCGGGTTCGGCATCGGCCAGGAATAGCGGACCGTTCGCTCGTCGACGATTTCGAACTTAGGCGCCTGCCCGTCCATGACCATCGCCGGCGGCAGGCCGGCCGGGGTCAGATTCTCGTTGAGGAGCACGTCTTCGAAGCAATAGCGGAAGTCCTCGGCCGTCAAAGGCGTGCCGTCCGACCACTTGTGGCCCTCGCGCAGATGAAAGGTGAAGATACGATCCTCGACCGTCTCGTAGCTTTCGAGAATATCGGGCTGGAGATTGAGCTTCTCGTCGTAGCCGACCAGGCGGGTATAGCCGTAGATCGTCATCAGGCGAATGTCCTTCGCACTGCCGATCAGGCTGCGGATCGTGCCGCCGTGGCGGCCGGCCTTTCGTCCCATCGCCGCGACATCGATCACCCTCGGCGTCTTCGGCAATCGTTCGCCGACCGGCGGAAGCTTGCCTTCCTGAACGAGGGCGGCGAGCGCGTCGGTTCCGCCTGCGGCCGCGAGCATTGCTTTTGGAAACGCAGCCGAAGCGAGAATGCCAAGCGCGGTTCTTCGGGTGATCATCGGCGTAACTCCCTGGCATCCACCGATTCGCGGGCGAGGACATAGTGCCCGCCACCGAGGTCGGCGGGAATAAGAGCACCGTTCTCGCCGCCGTCGGAAAATTGCGCGCCCCAGCGCTCCTGGTCCGATCCGCCGCTCGCCGCAAGGGAATCGAAGTCGAGCTTACGGTCGAGGTCGGGATAGGGAACGGCGGCGAGGAGCGACTTCGTGTAGGGGTGGACCGGATTGCGCATCA
The genomic region above belongs to Sinorhizobium meliloti and contains:
- a CDS encoding ABC transporter substrate-binding protein, with the translated sequence MITRRTALGILASAAFPKAMLAAAGGTDALAALVQEGKLPPVGERLPKTPRVIDVAAMGRKAGRHGGTIRSLIGSAKDIRLMTIYGYTRLVGYDEKLNLQPDILESYETVEDRIFTFHLREGHKWSDGTPLTAEDFRYCFEDVLLNENLTPAGLPPAMVMDGQAPKFEIVDERTVRYSWPMPNPVFLQELAAPQPLVVVMPSAYLKQFHTKYQDEDKLKTFLKEQRVKKWSQLHMRMARSYRPENPDLPTLDPWRNTTPLPAEQFMFERNPYYHRVDENGLQLPYIDRFVLSVSSSSLIPAKAGTGESDLQAYGVDFVDYTYLKDAEKRHPVVVKLWKKTSGSRLALLPNLNSADPVWRPLLRDVRVRRALSLAIDRREINMAAFYGLTKESADTVLPESPLFRPEFANAWIAHDPEQANALLDAAGLAKRGGDGIRILPDGRKAQIVVETAGESTLDTDVLQLITDYWREVGISLFIRTSQRDTFRSRAVGGEIIMSMWFGLDNGVPTADMSPSQLAPTTDDQLQWPVWGLNYMSHGEMGEAPDLPAVVELLDLLKRWRHSADDAERADIWRQMLSIYTDQVFSIGLVNSSLQPILVTKKLRNFPDEGLYGFDPTSYLGAYKPDTFWLEQDD